A window of the Rosa rugosa unplaced genomic scaffold, drRosRugo1.1 SCAFFOLD_222, whole genome shotgun sequence genome harbors these coding sequences:
- the LOC133724279 gene encoding beta-amyrin synthase-like, protein MWKLKFGDEGANNPYLFSTNNFHGRQTWEFDPDAGTPQERAEVEEARLSFFNNRHQVQACSDLLCRMQLLGEKKFKQTIPQVKVADDEDCTYEKATAAFRRATTFYSALQSPHGHWPAENAGPMFFIPPFVISLYITGHLSKVFSAEHYKEMLRYIYCHQNEDGGWGLHIQAPSMMFCTILNYICMRLLGEGPDGGLYNACARARKWILDHGGITHSSSWGKTYMAILGVYEWEGCNPMPPEFWIFPSLFPLHPAKMNCYCRLTYLPMSYLFGKRFVGPITPLILQLREEMYNEPYNEIQWGKVRHLCAKEDNYYPHGKLQCLMWDTLHTVYEPLLSCWPFKKLREKALQETIEHIYYEDENSRYITIGAGEKPLMMLACWVEDPNGESFKKHLARVADYIWVAEDGITTQSFGSQAWDASLSVQALLAGNLTDELGPVLKKAHEFLNKSQIRDNPSGDFLARFRHISKGRWTFSDRDHGWQVSDCTAEGLTCCLLLSTMPTQIVGEPIESERLYDAVNVILYLQVRTRLNYLRVCLVLHLQV, encoded by the exons ATGTGGAAGCTTAAGTTTGGAGACGAGGGTGCAAATAACCCATACTTGTtcagcacgaacaacttccatggGAGGCAGACATGGGAGTTCGACCCGGATGCCGGCACACCCCAAGAGCGAGCAGAGGTCGAAGAAGCTCGGCTAAGTTTTTTCAACAATCGTCACCAGGTCCAGGCTTGTAGTGACCTCCTCTGCCGAATGCAG CTGCTGGGAGAGAAAAAGTTCAAACAAACAATTCCCCAAGTAAAGGTGGCAGATGATGAGGACTGTACATATGAAAAGGCCACCGCGGCATTCAGAAGGGCAACTACCTTCTACTCTGCCTTGCAATCACCTCACGGCCATTGGCCTGCTGAAAATGCCGGCCCTATGTTTTTCATTCCCCCCTTT GTTATCTCGCTCTATATTACGGGGCATCTTAGTAAGGTGTTCTCTGCAGAGCATTATAAGGAAATGCTTAGGTATATATACTGTCATCAG AACGAGGACGGTGGGTGGGGATTACACATACAGGCCCCTAGTATGATGTTTTGTACAATTCTTAACTACATTTGCATGCGTCTACTTGGAGAAGGACCCGATGGTGGTTTATACAACGCTTGTGCAAGAGCACGCAAGTGGATTCTTGATCATGGTGGTATAACACACTCATCATCCTGGGGAAAGACTTATATGGCA ATACTTGGTGTGTATGAGTGGGAGGGATGCAACCCTATGCCCCCAGAGTTTTGGATTTTCCCGTCTTTGTTCCCTTTGCATCCAG CAAAAATGAACTGCTACTGCCGCTTGACTTACTTGCCTATGTCGTACCTGTTTGGGAAAAGATTTGTTGGCCCCATCACACCTCTCATTCTACAGCTGAGAGAAGAAATGTACAATGAGCCATACAATGAAATTCAATGGGGCAAAGTACGCCATCTCTGTGCAAAG GAGGATAACTACTATCCCCATGGCAAGTTACAGTGTTTGATGTGGGATACTCTTCACACAGTTTATGAGCCTCTTCTTTCTTGCTGGCCCTTCAAAAAGTTGAGAGAGAAGGCTCTGCAAGAAACTATTGAACAcatttattatgaagatgaaaatagtAGATACATAACAATTGGAGCTGGGGAAAAG CCATTAATGATGCTTGCTTGCTGGGTTGAAGATCCGAATGGAGAATCCTTTAAGAAGCATCTTGCAAGAGTTGCAGATTACATATGGGTGGCAGAAGATGGAATAACTACGCAG AGTTTTGGTAGCCAAGCGTGGGATGCTAGTCTTTCGGTTCAAGCTTTACTTGCTGGAAATCTCACGGATGAACTTGGACCTGTACTTAAGAAAGCACATGAATTCCTAAACAAATCTCAG ATTAGGGATAATCCTTCTGGTGACTTCTTAGCCCGTTTCCGTCACATTTCTAAAGGTCGTTGGACTTTCTCTGACCGAGATCATGGATGGCAAGTTTCTGATTGTACTGCAGAGGGTTTGACG TGTTGCCTTTT